The DNA window CGAAGCGGCGCTGGTCGATCTTGCCCTCGGGCGTGCGGTTGAACGGCAGCCCCATCTTCTCGAGGTCGAGGACCGCGTCGATGGCCTCCTTGGCCATGACCTCCGCGGCGTCCTGGTCGACGAGGTAGTCGCCGCCCTTGACGGTGTCGTAGGTGTGCCACTCCCAGTTGTCGTCCTCGACGTTGGCGAGGGCGGCGCACATGCCGCCCTGGGCCGCGCCGGTGTGGGAGCGCGTGGGGTAGAGCTTGGTGACGACCGCGGTGCGTGCGCTCTTGGAGGACTCCAGGGCTGCGCGCATGCCGGCGCCGCCGGCTCCGATGATCACCACGTCGTAGTTATGGGTCTGCATGTCGGGTGACTGCTCCGTTTCGGGTCGACCGGGAAGTGGGGTGGGACGGCCGCTCCGCGGCCGTCCGGGGGCGTCAGCCCTCGCAGAAGGAGGGCAGGAGGCTGGGCTCGGCGCCGGTGGGGCACGGGTCGAAGGTGAAGATCACCAGGGTCCCGAGGATGATAGTGACGACCACGGCGACGTAGAGCAGGCCCTTGAGGACGAGGCGGAGACGGTCGTTCCGGGCGTAGTCGTTGATGATCGTGCGCACGCCGTTGCCGCCGTGGATCAGGCCGAGCCACAGCATGAGCAGGTCCCAGACCTGCCAGAACGGGTTGGCCCACTTGCCGCCCACGAAGGCGAAGTCGATGCCCTTGACGCCGAGGCCGAGCCAGAGGTTCACGAAGAGGTGGCCGAACACGAGGATGACCAGCAGCACGCCGGAGGCGCGCATGAACATCCACGAGAGCATCTCGGCGTTCACGCCG is part of the Brachybacterium ginsengisoli genome and encodes:
- the sdhD gene encoding succinate dehydrogenase, hydrophobic membrane anchor protein, with the translated sequence MSTSTTSIPDPSTRYRRRGQRGVNAEMLSWMFMRASGVLLVILVFGHLFVNLWLGLGVKGIDFAFVGGKWANPFWQVWDLLMLWLGLIHGGNGVRTIINDYARNDRLRLVLKGLLYVAVVVTIILGTLVIFTFDPCPTGAEPSLLPSFCEG